The genomic window CGCGACGGCACACGACCCACGTCGTCTTCACGCCGCAGGAGCTCGTCGAGAAGCTCGCGGCGCTGGTCCCGCCGCCCCGCTTCCACCTGGCCCGCTACCACGGGATCCTGGGCCCCTGCGCAGCGCCTCGCCGTGCGCGCGAGATGGCTGTCCCTGGTCGATGCAGTCGTCGAGCGTGTAGACGAGGCGCGCGCGCTTGCGGATCGCGACCGTGGCCCGCTGCACGACGGGCGGCACGCTGCCCTCGAAGCGGAAGCCGAAGACGGGGAGCTCTCTCTCGACGACCGGCTGTTCGGCGTTCGCGACGCGGTCCAGCAGCGCCGCGACCGAGCCGACCAGACTCGCGGCGCGGTCGGCACTCAGAGTCTCGTGAAGGCGAGACATGCCCTCGCCGAGGCGGTCGCACCAGACCGCACCGTCCTCGTTGACCATCACCTCGACTACGCGCTCGTCCGCGAGCGCAGCGAGGATCACCTCGCCGATCTCCCGGTGGAGCTTCTGGCGAAAGCGCCCCGCGCGCACTTCGCGCGGGTCGTCGAGCTTCTCAGGTCCCCCCATGGTCGGTCAGGCTACGAGGAGACTCTTGCCCCCCTCAACGCCGGAAGGTGCTGGACGGCGACTCGAGCTGACTACGGAGAGGTCTTTCGGCCGCGTCGAGACTCCCTCTTGTTCTCGAGGGCTTGGTGCCCATGGCGGCAGCCGCGGCCCGAGGTGTGCCGCCGGGCCCACTATCCTCCGACCCCGCCGGTCCGTCATGCTGGCGGAGTCCGGTGGGTCCGGGCGAGCGAGAAGGCAGGGCGATGGGCGACGGAGCCGAGGTTCTTCGAGACGAGCTGCGGGTCGCGTGGCAGCGCTACGTGGATCTGATCGCGCCGCACCGGCCAGCGCTCCACGGCTCCTGCCGGCGGCTCGCGGGCAACCTGTGGGACGCCGAGGACTTGGTGCAGGACACGATCGTCCGGGGCTTCGGGCAGCTCGGGCTCTTCACTCGCGAAGTGCGGAATACGTGGGCCTATCTGCTGCGCGTGGCGACGAACCTCTGGATCGACGAGCTGCGACGCCGCGACGTGCACGCGGCCGCACGACTCGGTGATGAGATCGCAATGCAGACGGCGAGCACGAGCCAAGCGACGGAGGTGCGCGAGGCCGGCGAGCGACTGCTCCAGCGCCTCTCGCCGCAGGAGCGCGCGGCGCTGCTGTTGAAGGAGGTCTTCGAGATGAGCCTCGACGAGATCGCCGACGTGCTCTCGACAACCCGGGGAGCGGTCAAGGCAGCGCTCCACAACGGGCGCGCACGGCTGCGGGAGGCCGAAGGCGACGCCGCCTCGCAGCGCCCGTTGCCGTCGCCGGCTCTAGCTGACCGATTCATCGCCCTCTACGACGCGCGGGACGCGAGGGGCCTCGCCGCGCTGATGCTCGCGACCGGCACAGTCGAGAACGTTGGTGAGGCGGTGCAGCGAGGCGCAGAGTCCTTCATCGCCGCCGAGCGGAACATTCTGGCTGGTCTGCTGCGCGGTCACGCCGACGAATGGCCGGGCGGTCTCGACTGGGCCTCTCAACGCATCGAGCTCCGCGAACTCGACGGTGAGCCGCTCGGCTGCATCTTCATCCGCTTCCGCGGCAGCGACCGCCTGATGGCCGTGATGCGCTTCGAGGAGAACGACGGCCGGGTAGCGCGACTGCGGATCTATGGCTTCTGCCCCGAGACGATGCGCGAGGTGGCGGAGCGACTCGGAACGCCGGTCCTGACCGGCATCTATCGCCCTCCGACGCCGATCGGCGCGGGAGGATCGAACGAGGAGGACCGACATGACCCTCGTCAATGAGCGCAGCTTCGAGGTTCCCGTCCCGGTCGAGCGTGCCTGGGCTGCGATGACCGAACCGAGAGGACTGAACCTCTGGTACTTCCCCGTGAAGCCGGTGGGCGACGACGGATCGATCCGAACCGAGATCTGCGGCGTCGAGCGCACGAGCGAGGTAGTGGGCGCCGAGCGCCACCGTTTCTTCCACACGCGCACGCGGCTCTCGGGAAGCGAGGGCTTCGGCGTCGTCCCTGGGACGCGAGAGATGCGCGTCGCGTTCGCGCCGACCACGGGGGGTACGCGCATCACGATCACGCACTCCGGCTGGCCGGACACGCCCGATGGAGACTGCGACCGTCGCGCGACGGCGCGCGGCAGCGGCGAGAGCATGGCCGACCTGGAACTCTACCTCCGCACCGGCGTCCCCTTCCCGAGACATCACCACGGCGTGCACTGCGATCTCGGCCTCTCACTGTCCGAGGTGCCGGCGGGCCTCGAAGTGCGCGCGGTTCAGGAGCGGGGCGCCTGAGCGGAGCGCGGCCCAGCAGCGGGGGTGTCGCGGCCGAGAACTCCTCGGGGGCTCACCAACCCGACTGGACGTGCGGATAGGAGCGAATCCTGTCGTCGGGCGTGATGATCGGGACTGCGTTCTCCAGAGCGGTCGCGACGATGATGCGGTCCGCCGGGTCGGGATGGAACTCCCCAGGCAGCTTGGTGCTCCGCACCGCGATCGCGGGCTCGAGCGGAGCGAGCTGGATCCCGGGAAGGGCGAGCGCGATGTCGACCCACTGCTCGACGGGACGGTCGAGCTGGATGCGTCGCTTCGCGACCAGCATCGCGACCTCCCAGACGCTGATCGCCGAGACGAGCGCGTGCTCCGCCTGATCGATCGCGCGCCGCGCGCTCGTTGTGAGCCGCTTGGGGTCGCTCGCGCGCCAGATCCAGGTCGCCGTGTCGAGCACGATCACGAGGCGGCCTCCCAGTCCTCGGGTCCAACCACGGGGCGCGTGAGGTCCGGGTCCAGGTAGGTGACCGAGC from Deltaproteobacteria bacterium includes these protein-coding regions:
- a CDS encoding RNA polymerase sigma factor, which codes for MGDGAEVLRDELRVAWQRYVDLIAPHRPALHGSCRRLAGNLWDAEDLVQDTIVRGFGQLGLFTREVRNTWAYLLRVATNLWIDELRRRDVHAAARLGDEIAMQTASTSQATEVREAGERLLQRLSPQERAALLLKEVFEMSLDEIADVLSTTRGAVKAALHNGRARLREAEGDAASQRPLPSPALADRFIALYDARDARGLAALMLATGTVENVGEAVQRGAESFIAAERNILAGLLRGHADEWPGGLDWASQRIELRELDGEPLGCIFIRFRGSDRLMAVMRFEENDGRVARLRIYGFCPETMREVAERLGTPVLTGIYRPPTPIGAGGSNEEDRHDPRQ
- a CDS encoding SRPBCC domain-containing protein; this translates as MTLVNERSFEVPVPVERAWAAMTEPRGLNLWYFPVKPVGDDGSIRTEICGVERTSEVVGAERHRFFHTRTRLSGSEGFGVVPGTREMRVAFAPTTGGTRITITHSGWPDTPDGDCDRRATARGSGESMADLELYLRTGVPFPRHHHGVHCDLGLSLSEVPAGLEVRAVQERGA
- a CDS encoding type II toxin-antitoxin system VapC family toxin, which gives rise to MIVLDTATWIWRASDPKRLTTSARRAIDQAEHALVSAISVWEVAMLVAKRRIQLDRPVEQWVDIALALPGIQLAPLEPAIAVRSTKLPGEFHPDPADRIIVATALENAVPIITPDDRIRSYPHVQSGW